In Oryza sativa Japonica Group chromosome 1, ASM3414082v1, the genomic stretch tcctccacctcccatcccacccccaccgccacctccaACGCCGCCTCCAGCACCTCCTCCTATGTCGCCCCCCATGCCACCTCCAGCACCACCTCCAATGCCACCACTGGCACCACCTCCCATGCCTCCGCCAACTCCTATGCCACCACCCACACCCCCTCCGGCACCAAACCCACCACCTGCACCACCTCCAAACCCACTGCCACCACCCATTCCACCTCCTCCGAGTTCGCCCCCACCACCAACTCCACCTCCTGCACCACCTCCAAACCCACCGCCACCACCCATTCCACCTCCTCCGAATCTGCCCCCACCACCAACTCCACCTCCTGCACCAGCACCTCCTCCGAAACCGCCACCAGCACCAatgccaccaccacccccggcaccaccaccaaatccaccgccaccacccgccCCTACTCCACCTCCACCCCTGAGACCACCACCGGCACCTACACCCCCTCCGCTTCCGAATCCAGCACCAACACCACCGCcaactccacctccacctccacctccaaacCCGCCACTGCCACCCATGCCTCCTCCACCAAGACCACCACTCCCTCCTaagcctccgcctccacctccacctccacccaaACCACCTGCAGCCCCACCGCCAGTGCCACCACCCACGCCGCCACCTACACCAACaccgccaccctcgccaccTCCTACACCGACACCGCCACCACTGATGGTGGCTGTACTATGTTTGTCGCCGCAGCCCTCGCCCCCCACCATGCTCTGCCTCCATACCCACGCCACCGCAGGGTCATGCCgagcgtcgacgacgacgccggccaccCACACGGCGGCCATGAGCAAGAGCACCAGCACCGGCCGCCGGTTGGCCATGATCAGAATCCCCGATGAGCTTAGCTACAGCTAGCCTATCCACTATCTTCGTGCTCGACTATTGCTGCGTGTGTGTTGTGTGCAGCGGAAGCGGGAGAAAGGAGAGGTATTTAAGCTGCAGAATCCACGGGTGGAGATGGCTGCTTCTTCTGCTTTTGGTTGATCTGGTGGTGGGTGACTGGGGAGCAGGGGAAGGTTGACtagtgtgtgtgtttgtttgttACGGATTAATTGCGCAGCCTTTTGACAATTTTAAGGTGGATTCCCC encodes the following:
- the LOC107280802 gene encoding glycine-rich cell wall structural protein, which produces MANRRPVLVLLLMAAVWVAGVVVDARHDPAVAWVWRQSMVGGEGCGDKHSTATISGGGVGVGGGEGGGVGVGGGVGGGTGGGAAGGLGGGGGGGGGLGGSGGLGGGGMGGSGGFGGGGGGGVGGGVGAGFGSGGGVGAGGGLRGGGGVGAGGGGGFGGGAGGGGGIGAGGGFGGGAGAGGGVGGGGRFGGGGMGGGGGFGGGAGGGVGGGGELGGGGMGGGSGFGGGAGGGFGAGGGVGGGIGVGGGMGGGASGGIGGGAGGGMGGDIGGGAGGGVGGGGGGGMGGGGGFGGGGGVGGNTGRDFDGGKGNGLNGGDGASGGIGGGASGGFGGGAGIGEGVGNGFGVGAGAGTGLGSGFGWSGGAGGGFGTGGGSGFGGGLGGGGGIGGGLGVGGGTGGGSGANEGAGMGGGISSGAGAGGGLGVGGGGGAGGGIGASRGARGGSGAGGGAGMGGGVGARAGGGGEHKRGGGKHHGGSGSGVLGRFI